The window TACCttaaaataagaaaaaggaaattttttctttttttattttaaaaacaataataaatacaaaaacAATAAAACCTTGAAATTGACAGACGATTAAAtgtcatatataatatatataatcatatatattttaccaattcatatatatataatatatatatttaaactATTTTAAAACTatactattatatatatataaaatattgctattcattaatttatataatttttttattttttccatatatatatttgaaatataaatataatataatataaaataaaattacaatattattattatagtacgtataaaattatatataatttattaagtGGATTGAAAAAATTTAACATTTCTTCTGGAGGGgattatattatatacatatatatatatatatatatatatatatataatatatagtaCGATTAATTTGAAATTTTCCTATCATTTTGAactcattttttttttttttttttttcttttttatagttttataatattatatatatatcttataattttttttatataataataataatctttttaatttatataatttcatgaaataatttaaaattcatataaatatatatattcaagtctttttattttataagtgtaataaaatcatttcaattttaaaaatgttaataaaactaaagaaatatttattcatattaaaaaCTATAACATTtcaatttatatatattatatatattttatatatttctctttttatattatatatatcagaacaattttttcctacttttaaatatttgtaggaaaaaaaataaaaaaataaaattatttatacgAACACAATTAAATGATTcgttttaaaaaaagttaaataatattatattccaatatatttattactttATATCCCATGtgtatttttttgtgttaaaagaaaaagtacatatacatatatatatatatatatatatatatatattttttttttttttttttggcgtacttttaaataaataaaatttttttatgtatatggAAATAAAAACGAGCAAAATagaatttatatgtttttttcgtacaaaaaattaaatgacACGTGACATCAAGTATATTCTAGACGTactatataatatatatatatatatatatatatatatatatataatatatatatatttatttatttatatgaattaatatttaagaCATATAGAAAACATAAAATTTGTAATGTATTATGTATCTTCcatattgttataataaaaaaaaaagaaagaaagaaaaaattaattcatattataatatattcgttatatatatatatatatatatatatatatatatcattgTAATTAATAGTGATTCCTGTGAAATATACAATACATACATGTATTATGTTATTCCacttaatatttttatatatgtattattttttctgtttttttacttcatttttttaaaatttatataaatatattcaagTACATTTTAACCTATATAAGGAGCTTCTGTAAtactatttttataagaatTGCTTCCGTCTCCTTTATATTCATCAAGAAATTTTATCCAAAAGTAATTATGTTTTTCTTCTTGATATTTTGCTTTATACAAACGAACAAGTTTCTTATTATGCAATTCACGCtctttaattttcttttcaaaAGTTTTGTTTATAATGTGTTCAAGTGATTCTAAAgtatttttctttaattttctCCATATTAATCTACATGCGATTATAAGAATTCTATATTCTTTGATATTCCCTTCACTAGTCTTAATCCATTCATTAAAAATTCcattaaaatatgatttcatataattcatatgaACCAAAAATTTTCCATAAGCATTATTCAATTCATTAGTTGAATGGAAAACAGGTACaccatatttattttttaatttcatataaaGAGAATTTAAACGGCATATTGTAAgtgaaatttttttctcttcatttctatttattttattccACATATCCCTTAAGGTACTCACctcattttttttagaatTTAAAgacaatatattttcattcaGTTCCAAATCCTTATCATCAGTATACAAACCATTTTcatttacattatataaatccAATTCATATTCATCCCATATAGAAACACTGGTCAAATCACGATATAACATTTCAtgtaatttatatatattataaaagtTTTTCTGGAAAGTcctatataataaattatataattgaTTATAATTTTCCTCTTCACTTAGATCATCTATTGTGTTTTCAGAATTATCATATTCcataatatgttttaaCACATTTTCTAAATTCATACTATCACCATTATTTggataaaataataaacattCGTTTAATGAATCAACATCTTCTGTTTCTTTTTCTGTTAGTTCCTCATAATccatttcttttttatttatttcttcagtcttaacttttttttctccAACAACTTCtgattttttattattatcaataGTTTTTGATATGCTTTCCATTCCTTCTTCGtcaatttcttttattcCTACCACTTCTGATTTAATATTACTAATATTGTCAgtgattttttttaatgcTACTTTCTCATCCTTTTTAGTTTCTTCGATATctaatttttcttttccaAAGATTGATAGTTTTGCATTATCAGCCTCTCTTTCATCTTTTCTTTCAGATATATCGCTATTTATTTCACTTGGCTTTCTTTTTGGCTTATATTTTGCATACTCTTCAAAGTTTTCATACTTGAGtttctttaaaaattttgcttcattttttagtttttctatttctttttcacgatcataaatttttaattttctttttactCCTAATTTCCCAGtaatatcctttttttcatttttcttcCCTATAAAATGATTATTTAGTTGTTCTCcatatttcattttacTATCAGCACTATTAGAATCACTAACTTCCTTATTATATACCTCAACAGaatatattactttttcATTAGGATCTTTTTGcacttttttattttcatatatattaggTTTCACACCTTTCTTATCAAAAATAACATCAACCTTATTAGTACTTCTAATATTGCTTTTACTCATACCAGAATCCTTTAGAACTTGAGATATTACATCACTCAAATGCAATACCTGTGATTCACCTCCATGTTCTCTAGTGTTAACTTTGCTTGAATCCTTTCTTATTAACTCATCTTCATACAAATTTCTAAAAAATCTCTTCTCTAATATATCTCTTGAATATGTATTTTCTTCAATACTAGGTACATTCTGcaaaaacaaataaaaaatataaaatataaaatataaaataaaaaataacatgaatgatattttaaattGATGAACATATTTAggtataaatataacataatataaatgataaattttttaaatatatatatatatatatatatatatattgcaaaaaaaaaattcttcAAATTTAAAacttttcatttattttttttccttttctatttttattacaaataAGAGCATAAGAAAAgcaaaagaaataaaaacatacatatatcTTTGAAATAATGACATATAAAATGctttcatattattcaaaatCTTCATTTTTGGATTCCAGAGAGATGTGGGGCAACTTCTAGCAGGCATAGTGTCTAAACTTTTTTCTGACATATTCGATTcgaatatattaaaatttttcataCACTATATGACTATCCAAtgtaaaattttttttctttttttttgataattttaatatatgcatataaaATGGAACTATTCCTCTGTCTTattctatattatataatgtaactttcccttttttaattatttctacatttagtaaaaaaaaaaaaataaataaataaaatatttaatttccAAATAgtatgataataatattgaactaaaactttatattttataaataaataattatatattcatgCAAAGATAAtacttataatatatatatatatatatatatatatgtgcatCAGATTTTATCATCAACAGATgtatatacttatataaagtactttataatatacattaaATTAGCAAAATGTTTTTGAACAATTATAGAACATAAgatacataaatatatacgatattatacatatatatattcttataacatatataaattatttatctTATATTCTTGAACagtataaaatattataaaacgatatccatataattatatatatcacatTTTAATACAGAAATTTTTctcaaataaaaatatagaacATTCTACTATggaaattatttaattatgattaatcatataaatatatgtactatccctatatatatatatatatatatatattatttataattttcctcatagaaaaaatatatatatttatatatatatatatatatatatatatatatatgttaattaaaatttaatattaaaagaattataatatatataaaaatcatacctgaattaattaaaaattttcaagaatatattatatatatgaactctatatttatgaatTTATAAGAAAAACCATAAGactattaattttatatataaaatattattatattatcatatataacattatttttattaataaaattttaattaattttaaattaaaaataacgattaatttgttttttattgttaaaaataaatattttaacCATGAAAAGAAACGTACCAATGTATAAAACTGGtcttaaatatatataatataataaaaaagaaaaactttttttttgaagaTTCATAATTTTAACGTATTCCAAAGCCTTAATActttaaaagaatatatttttttcttttaaaatggtattcttttttttttttttttttttttttcttaatattttaagagtacagaaatatataatatgcgttattattattatgcttttaccttttttttgtgtacACCTTTtccatttattttatttagGNNNNNNNNNNNNNNNNNNNNNNNNNNNNNNNNNNNNNNNNNNNNNNNNNNNNNNNNNNNNNNNNNNNNNNNNNNNNNNNNNNNNNNNNNNNNNNNNNNNNtatataatatatttttttttaattatatatatttttattttttttttttatttatattattttaaataatagaaaaaaaaaaatacaaaaaaataaacaataattacaataaataaaaaaataaaataaaataaaataaaaaaaaataaaaaaaaataaaaaaaataatcacatattatttaaataaataaaataaaatttttattcatattcattagataattcttaaaaatgaataaataaattaataaataaatatacatatatatatatatatatatatatatattaaaattcTAAAActcattttaatattttgtaaaaaaataaaaaaaatgaattttcatataatatactaTCATTGGTATACCACATAAGATTACACAAAATTTTCAGGTATTTTATAGGCAGCAAATGAATCACTAATATATTTGCATTTCttgtattttttctttaaataaaaactaTACGCAATAATTAAACTTATAGGTATAAGTGCCAATACACCACTTCCCTTAGAAACAATAATTATTGCAGTAATAAGTCCTATAAGTATAGGAAATAATACTTTATACCTATCGaaatatcttttaatttttctcATTTTAGGTTCTGATTTTAACATAAAGTAGTTACTTTCATTTTTAGTTTTCATTAGATTCATAATTTCTAATTCAATTCTTCTATCAAGACTTGTAAGTAATTTAGGAAAAcaatttttctttttatgaatattacCAGGAAGATAATTAATATTCCAAAAAAATTTCGTATAGTAATCATCAAAAATTGGTGcatcatcattttcatattcttCTTCATCCGAATCATTATCTTCTGATAATTCTTCATAAACTGgtgtattattataatcatctAAAGTTTCCACTTCGCATAATAATCTACGTATATGTATTTCTATTTCTCCATTATGAATATTTCTTCTATTCAAATATTCTGCTGTTTTAAActacaaataaaataaaataaaaaaaacatatagAACATTTAAACCGtcaaaatattattcacatatatatatatatatatatatatatatatatatgtcaatattttctatatttacCTCTTTAAGATTATTCAAAAagcatataaataaaaatacagCAAAACTcttgaaaataaaatatttcttatttgatattttcatattttctttacAGTTCTTTTTCAAATTTAAACAATGTAAAAGAATACCAAATAATTCTAATATGCATTTTACATTTCTGTAAAATATTGTACCAACATGTAAATTACTAAACTTTTCCATgtttcaaaaaaaaaaaaaaaaaaaaaaaaaaaaaaaaatatttNNNNNNNNNNNNNNNNNNNNNNNNNNNNNNNNNNNNNNNNNNNNNNNNNNNNNNNNNNNNNNNNNNNNNNNNNNNNNNNNNNNNNNNNNNNNNNNNNNNNNNNNNNNNNNNNNNNNNNNNNNNNNNNNNNNNNNNNNNNNNNNNNNNNNNNNNNNNNNNNNNNNNNNNNNNNNNNNNNNNNNNNNNNNNNNNNNNNNNNNNNNNNNNNNNNNNNNNNNNNNNNNNNNNNNNNNNNNNNNNNNNNNNNNNNNNNNNNNNNNNNNNNNNNNNNNNNNNNNNNNNNNNNNNNNNNNNNNNNNNNNNNNNNNNNNNNNNNNNNNNNNNNNNNNNNNNNNNNNNNNNNNNNNNNNNNNNNNNNNNNNNNNNNNNNNNNNNNNNNNNNNNNNNNNNNNNNNNNNNNATgccatatatattaaacttttcaaaaaaaaagaaaaaatataaaaaaccaatcctcaaaataataaaataatttttgaaataaaattgtttcaatataatttatgaacttatttaaaaaggagataaatattttccaataatatatatatatatatatatatatatatatattaataaagtataaaatatataaataaaagaaaaatacaatataatcatatacTACATTCCTTAATATTcaaatcaaaatataatatgaacatgTGACAAtgtacatttatattttaagaacatattttaatttttttgtaattattaaataattaaatatatatatatttataattcttctaaaaatgaaaatatatatattctctCTTCAATCATCTTCAAGGGAAATACATACACATTCAAAaaaacatacatataaattattaaacaCAAGactaaaatatatatatatatatatatatatatatatatattattccttttatttttatagaaatgccatatatattaaacttttcaaaaaaaaagaaaaaatataaaaaaccaatcctcaaaataataaaataatttttgaaataaaattgtttcaatataatttatgaacttatttaaaaaggagataaatattttccaaaaatatatatatatatatatatatatatataacaaaatattaaaaaataaaaaataaaacataattattatatcacatatgtatataaatttttttttatttttaattaattataaattcttatatattaatttaaaaattcgTGTACTCAgttttttctatttttttatttccttaATAAGAttggaaaaaatattatatagaaTACATATgtcataaaaaataaaagtaaaaaaaaacaaaaaaaaaaaaggacACCGTAATTTTACAATGTATgttatttcatatttttactatataaaaaatatggcaattatttcttttacaCATGcaatatttaattaaaattttttttttttttttttttaaatttctATGATAAACGCAACCCttcaataaaaaaaaaagaaaaaattaatttttaaaaatgattgATATTAAAAGGGGAacagaaaaaataataaataaaataaaattattttacataCCTTAAAACctgtatataaaaaatatatatatcgcaaaaatatatattataaatatatatatatttatataatgatatttttcaaaatacTTAATACTAGAAAACattttaaacatatatttttgtatattaatttatacaATCAACAAAAGATTATTCAATATAATCTTAACAAATCATCATTTTTCAAAATCAAAAGCTcgatttttttttttttttttttctctttcctctggatataaatatatccttaacatttccatatttttcattttattatgttgaatacatttttatatataattcacACAAAAAAGATACATAAGAAACTCTATAGAAGAAATGTGCGcttactattattattattattattatatatatatatatatatatatatatatatttttttttttctttatgttgaataaagaaaaaaaatgtatacacctttatataacaaacatattaaatataaagaggtaattttatttttttacatgTTATTTATGTATCTTTTACATAATCTTgcaaattattttttatttctctTATTTTTGGAACTTTCAAATATTCACTAccattataaaaattttgtttacatttttatatatcattttatattctaataatataaaaaaaaaaaaaaaaaaaaaaaaaatctttTACGTTAAACtttacaaaataaacaccacatataaacaaaaaattaaaggtattcattcatatattaaatacGGAATCATcaaaacatatatatatatatagtaacTTTATAAACATTctgtatttatatttttaatttttaatataatgtgacgataaatatatatttttttatattttatatgtaaaaatatccttaaatatgtgtattttatataaagtataatttaagtattttttttttttttattttctcatttaactttttattatacttATAATACTATTTgacaaatattttttaaaaaaattaaaattttatttttgtattaaaaataaagttttacattaataattattatatatatatatttctatttatatttattttttttttttatttataaaattttaaataattatttcactaactatatataaaaatatattatattaattatatatattataaatattatatataaatacaataatataagaattAAACTTATAATCATAGCTTTGttctatatatttctttttctttttttttttttttataatatgctcctctttaataaaataaaattaacaaaataaacactactaaatatataaacataaaattaaaattataatattattcatttcaCCTTCTGGATAAAATATTACTTAAACATTATAACATTATATTTCTCTTCTTctcatataaaaaaaataaaaggcATCGTGAAATCTGATTAATGgcatttttattatatataagtaatatatataattatccAAATTTAAAATACAGAACAAAATCCCTTTCCATGAACTTTTAAAATAAGATTAAAAAAAGTTTAATCTAttttaatacataaaataaataaataaaaataatatatacaatattattatatatatatatatatatataataaatatataacaataaatgaaataacaaatctatttatttattatatatacataatataaatataattatagGGGTATAACgcaaaaaataataaataatatataaaaaaattatttacatccatgataaataataataaatatatatatatatatatatatatatatatatatatatatatatatatatatatataataataataataaaaaataaagaaagaaaatgaataaaagCGATAGCTTATATATTTaggatatatattataaatatataaataatgaaaaagcaaaaacatattttctatatatttattatttcataatattaactatatatatatatatatatatatatatattatataaatataatcttctttttttttaactttatatttttagtATTCTTCATAATAATCGGTTATAAAAGCTATTTTatagaataaatatattttatactgttatttattattatatgcataataatatataattatatttttttagaaagttattttttgtttatttgaattaattaaaaaaatatttatatgataaatatagaTATCTACAATTAACAATCACAATATTCCTTAATATTATctcaaaaataaatattaatatatc of the Plasmodium reichenowi strain SY57 chromosome 11, whole genome shotgun sequence genome contains:
- a CDS encoding putative exported protein (Plasmodium exported protein, unknown function), which gives rise to MEKFSNLHVGTIFYRNVKCILELFGILLHCLNLKKNCKENMKISNKKYFIFKSFAVFLFICFLNNLKEFKTAEYLNRRNIHNGEIEIHIRRLLCEVETLDDYNNTPVYEELSEDNDSDEEEYENDDAPIFDDYYTKFFWNINYLPGNIHKKKNCFPKLLTSLDRRIELEIMNLMKTKNESNYFMLKSEPKMRKIKRYFDRYKVLFPILIGLITAIIIVSKGSGVLALIPISLIIAYSFYLKKKYKKCKYISDSFAAYKIPENFV
- a CDS encoding exported protein (PHISTb); the protein is MSEKSLDTMPARSCPTSLWNPKMKILNNMKAFYMSLFQRYMYVFISFAFLMLLFNVPSIEENTYSRDILEKRFFRNLYEDELIRKDSSKVNTREHGGESQVLHLSDVISQVLKDSGMSKSNIRSTNKVDVIFDKKGVKPNIYENKKVQKDPNEKVIYSVEVYNKEVSDSNSADSKMKYGEQLNNHFIGKKNEKKDITGKLGVKRKLKIYDREKEIEKLKNEAKFLKKLKYENFEEYAKYKPKRKPSEINSDISERKDEREADNAKLSIFGKEKLDIEETKKDEKVALKKITDNISNIKSEVVGIKEIDEEGMESISKTIDNNKKSEVVGEKKVKTEEINKKEMDYEELTEKETEDVDSLNECLLFYPNNGDSMNLENVLKHIMEYDNSENTIDDLSEEENYNQLYNLLYRTFQKNFYNIYKLHEMLYRDLTSVSIWDEYELDLYNVNENGLYTDDKDLELNENILSLNSKKNEVSTLRDMWNKINRNEEKKISLTICRLNSLYMKLKNKYGVPVFHSTNELNNAYGKFLVHMNYMKSYFNGIFNEWIKTSEGNIKEYRILIIACRLIWRKLKKNTLESLEHIINKTFEKKIKERELHNKKLVRLYKAKYQEEKHNYFWIKFLDEYKGDGSNSYKNSITEAPYIG